One part of the Quercus lobata isolate SW786 chromosome 7, ValleyOak3.0 Primary Assembly, whole genome shotgun sequence genome encodes these proteins:
- the LOC115953320 gene encoding uncharacterized protein LOC115953320, which translates to MLSIHKMNCSWTLVATIASILALVSVIHLFLFPLAPSLDYFSQAQSSCVPVNGSSQAPTNDVREALQPVADLDHRFPAGLHNEVVYHSAPWKAEIGRWLSGCDSVAKEVSIVEMIGGSNCKNDCSGQGVCNHELGQCQCFHGYTGEGCSERLHLGCNLPQSPEQPYGRWVVSICPAYCDTTRAMCFCGEGTKYPNRPVAEACGFQFKLPSEPGAPKLSDWTKPDLDNIFTTNGSKPGWCNVDPAEAYASKVKFKEECDCKYDCTWGRLCETPVLCTCINQCSGHGHCRGGSCQCDNGWYGIDCSIPSVKSSVREWPQWLRPAQVNVPDNAHLTGKVTNLNAMVKKRRPLIYVYDLPPGFNSLLLEGRHFRFECVNRLYDDKNATLWTDQLYGAQMALYESILASPYRTLNGEEADFFFVPVLDSCIITRADDAPHLSMREHRGLRSSLTLEFYKLAYDHIVEQHPYWNRSSGRDHIWFFSWDEGACYAPKEIWNSMMLVHWGNTNSKHNHSTTAYWADNWDSIPSDRRGNHPCFDPDKDLVLPAWKRPDGVALSSKLWARPREKRKALFYFNGNLGPAYPNGRPEDSYSMGIRQKIAEEFGSSPNKEGKLGKQHAEDVIVTPLRSENYHEALASSVFCGVFPGDGWSGRMEDSILQGCIPVVIQDGIFLPYENVLNYESFAVRIREDEIPDLIKILRGFNETEIEYKLANVQKIWQRFLYRDSMMLEADRQKTAFGHVEDWAVELLQLIEDDVFATFVQVLHYKLHNDPWRQHIRLEKEFGLPRECLIGTN; encoded by the exons ATGTTATCTATTCATAAAATGAACTGCTCATGGACTTTGGTAGCAACAATTGCTTCAATTTTGGCATTGGTTTCAGTAATTCATCTATTCTTGTTTCCTTTGGCGCCTTCTTTGGATTACTTTAGTCAAGCTCAGAGCTCTTGTGTCCCAGTTAATGGATCATCACAAGCGCCAACCAATGATGTTAGGGAAGCTCTACAGCCAGTTGCTGATTTAGATCATCGGTTTCCAGCTGGCTTGCACAATGAGGTTGTCTATCACAGTGCGCCATGGAAGGCTGAGATTGGGCGGTGGCTTTCTGGTTGTGATTCGGTTGCTAAGGAAGTCAGCATTGTTGAG ATGATAGGTGGCAGTAACTGCAAAAACGACTGTAGTGGTCAAGGCGTTTGTAATCATGAATTAGGACAATGTCAGTGCTTTCATGGATATACAG GAGAAGGATGCTCTGAAAGACTGCATTTGGGTTGCAACCTTCCACAATCACCAGAACAACCATATGGGCGATGGGTTGTCTCAATTTGTCCTGCTTATTGTGACACAACAAGAGCAATGTGCTTCTGTGGAGAAGGCACAAAATACCCAAATCGTCCAGTGGCAGAGGCTTGTGGGTTTCAATTTAA ATTGCCTTCTGAACCCGGTGCACCCAAACTGAGTGATTGGACAAAACCTGACCTGGATAATATCTTTACAACCAATGGTAGCAAACCAGGATGGTGTAATGTTGACCCAGCTGAAGCATATGCTTCCAAGGTGAAATTCAAAGAGGAATGTGACTGCAAATACGATTGTACCTGGGGGCGTCTCTGTGAAACGCCTGTGCTATGTACTTGCATTAATCAATGCTCTGGACATGGACATTGCCGTGGTGGATCCTGTCAG TGTGACAATGGCTGGTACGGAATAGATTGCAGTATTCCATCTGTTAAATCATCTGTAAGAGAGTGGCCTCAATGGCTTCGACCAGCTCAGGTTAATGTTCCTGACAATGCACACCTCACAGGGAAAGTCACCAATCTCAATGCTATGGTGAAAAAGAGAAGACCCCTGATATATGTTTATGACTTGCCCCCAGGGTTCAACAGCCTTCTTCTTGAG GGCCGCCATTTTAGATTTGAGTGTGTAAACAGATTATATGATGACAAGAATGCAACATTGTGGACAGATCAGCTCTATGGTGCTCAG ATGGCACTCTATGAAAGTATCTTAGCTAGTCCATATCGAACATTGAACGGTGAAGAAGCagattttttctttgttcctgtCCTTGATTCATGCATAATAACTCGTGCTGATGATGCTCCTCACCTAAGCATGCGG GAACATAGAGGCTTGAGGAGTTCTCTCACTCTGGAATTTTATAAGCTGGCTTATGATCACATTGTTGAGCAGCATCCTTACTGGAATCGTTCATCAGGAAGAGACCATATTTGG tttttctcatgggatgaaGGTGCTTGCTATGCCCCTAAGGAGATATGGAATAGCATGATGTTGGTTCACTGGGGTAACACAAATTCAAAGCATAACCATTCAACAACAGCCTATTGGGCTGACAACTGGGACAGCATTCCTTCCGATAGAAGAGGCAACCACCCATGCTTTGACCCTGATAAAGATCTTGTGCTCCCTGCTTGGAAACGTCCTGATGGTGTTGCATTAAGCTCAAAACTTTGGGCTAG GCCACGAGAGAAGCGAAAGGCACTGTTCTACTTCAATGGAAATCTAGGGCCAGCTTACCCAAATGGAAGGCCAGAAGATTC GTATAGCATGGGAATCAGACAGAAAATAGCAGAGGAGTTTGGATCAAGCCCTAACAAGGAAGGGAAGCTTGGGAAACAGCATGCGGAAGATGTAATTGTGACACCACTCCGTTCTGAAAATTATCATGAGGCTTTAGCCAGTTCTGTATTCTGTGGCGTATTTCCTGGAGATGGTTGGAGTGGACGTATGGAAGACAGTATTCTGCAAGGGTGCATTCCTGTGGTCATTCAG GATGGGATTTTCCTGCCATATGAGAATGTGCTCAACTATGAAAGCTTTGCTGTTCGGATACGTGAAGATGAAATTCCAGATTTGATAAAGATTCTCCGG GGATTCAATGAGACAGAAATAGAATACAAGCTCGCAAATGTTCAGAAAATCTGGCAGAGGTTCTTGTATCGTGATTCTATGATGCTCGAAGCTGACAGGCAAAAAACTGCTTTTGGTCACGTTGAGGATTGGGCAGTTGAGTTGTTACAATTAATTGAGGATGATGTTTTTGCCACATTTGTACAG GTTTTGCATTATAAGTTACATAATGACCCTTGGAGGCAACATATACGTCTAGAAAAAGAGTTTGGGTTACCTAGAGAATGTTTGATTGGAACCAATTGA